CGTAGAGGGCACGCATGGTGTCGGTGAGTTCCGGTGCCGGCCCGTCGACGACCAGGCCGGGCGCGACGGTGGTGATCGGCAACGGGGCCACCGGCCCCGGCGCCACACCCCATTCGGCGAGCCACCGCGACAGCTGCTCGGACGAGGCGGCGTAGACGATGCGGCCCAGACCGACCCAGGCGTGCGCGGCGGCGCACATCGGGCAGTGCTCCCCGGAGGTGTAGACGGTCGAGACGGCCCGCTCCTCCGGGCTCATGTGGGCCGTGGCCCAGCG
The window above is part of the Mycolicibacterium hassiacum DSM 44199 genome. Proteins encoded here:
- a CDS encoding nucleoside deaminase — its product is MAIDAEDLQRLRRCVELAREALEAGDEPFGSVLVDGDGRIRFEDRNRVKDGDRTRHPEFEIARWATAHMSPEERAVSTVYTSGEHCPMCAAAHAWVGLGRIVYAASSEQLSRWLAEWGVAPGPVAPLPITTVAPGLVVDGPAPELTDTMRALYAAKFRP